CCTGGTGGATGAGCTTTTTGGAGGTTCCATTGATAAGGTGGGTGGAAGTGCTGTTAGTTTGAATGTGAGTGAAAGGGGAACTGAAACTATGTACAGGTTGAACGTTGGAGGGCCTGTGATCAAGCCCACTCAAGATTCAAATCTATGGAGGATGTGGGAAGTGGACTCGAGCTATATGATTACAGCAAATGCTGGGTCTGAGGTACATAATAGTTCTAATGTAACATATGCATCCACGAATGACTCCATTGTAGCTCCTCTCTCTGTGTATGAAACAGCCAGAACAATGTCTGAGACTGAAGTCCTCGAGAAAAGGTTCAACATGTCGTGGAAATTCGAAATTCATCCTGGTTTCGAGTATTTGATTAGATTGCATTTCTGTGAGCTGGTGTATGAGAAGGCAAGAGAGAGGGTTTTCAAGATTTACATAAACAACAGGACTGCAGTTGAGAGTTTTGATGTGTTTGTACGTGCTGGGGGAATGAACAGAGCATATCATGTGGATTTCCTTGAACCAATTTCGTCCAAAATCAACACCCTTTGGATTCAACTAGGCCCGGATACGGCTGCAGGTGCTGCAGGAACAGATGCTCTCTTGAATGGTTTGGAAATCTTTAAGCTGAGTCAAAATGGGAATCTTGCGTACATTGACAGGTTTAATGCCTTGGAGGAATCAAAGGGAAACTCAAAATCTCAAATTCTCTGGATAGGCATTGGAGCAGGTTTAGCCTCTGTTGTTTTCCTTGCTGTTATTACCATTCTCATCATCTATTTCTGCAGAATCCGGAGAAGGAAATTTACAAAGAAGAACTCTTCTGGGTGGAGAGGAGGATCCAGTCATGGGGCCACCGTCACCAACACTTATGCCAGAGGGTCTGTGGGGGGAGGCCAAAGTGTGTTCGGGGCCTTGCCATCTATCAGAGTTGGCAAATGGTTTACATTAGCAGAGATTCTTGCAGCGACAGATAACTTTGATGAAGCTCTGATGATCGGAGTTGGGGGTTTTGGTAAGGTCTACAGAGGGGAGATTGATGATGGTACTCTTGTGGCAATCAAGAGAGCAAACCCCCAGTCTCAGCAGGGACTTGCTGAGTTCGAAACTGAAATCGAAATGCTTTCTAAACTTAGGCATAGACATCTGGTGTCAATGATAGGCTTTTGTGACGAGCAAAAGGAAATGATCTTGGTTTACGAATATATGGCGAATGGCACTCTTAGAAGCCATCTCTTTGGGAGTAATCTCCCACCTTTGACGTGGAAGCAGAGATTGGAAGTGTGCATTGGTTCAGCCAGGGGACTCCATTATCTTCACACAGGAGCTGAGAGAGGAATAATCCACAGAGATGTGAAGACGACCAACATACTCTTGGATGAAAACTTTGTTGCAAAAATGTCTGATTTTGGTCTTTCAAAAACAGGTCCTGCTTTGGATCACACTCATGTTAGTACTGCAGTTAAAGGCAGCTTCGGCTACCTCGATCCGGAGTACTTCAGGCGGCAGCAACTGAGTGAAAAATCTGatgtttattcttttggtGTGGTATTGTTAGAAGTTGTTTGTGCAAGAGCTGTTATAAACCCAACTTTGCCTAAGGATCAGATAAATCTTGCAGAATGGGCAATGAAATGGCAGCGCAAAAAGTTGTTGCACACCATCATAGACCCACATCTTAAAGACAAATATTGTCCCGAATCTCTAAAAACATTTGGAGAAATAGCAGAAAAATGCCTCGCTGATGAAGGGAAGATTCGTCCAACAATGGGCGAAGTTTTATGGCACCTAGAATATTCTCTGCAACTCCATGATGCTTGGATACGCACTAATGATGCTCAGAGTTCTTTCGCAGTAAACTCAGAAGGAGCACAAGCTGAGGAACAGAGGCTAAATCTTGATGGGGAAGAGGAAAGCTCCAACACGAAAGCTTCAACTCCAACTGATCACTCATCCTAATAGATTTGGTTACATAACCAGTAAGGCCAACTGCCTTCTGCctatattcaattaaatttttatttttttgttatattcttttgaatttcttcttccatttataGAAGTATGAATCCTAGATTTTCCTGTTGCCTGGCTGCATTACTGTGTATTGCTCAAATTGTAATTGATTATACGCGATTGGCTTCTCTGCTTGTCCACTTGGACTGGTTGTCTTGTGCAAATCATCATGGCATTTCTTTATAcacaactttcaaatttttgctCAATTTCTTCCAAATACGATTTATACTGACATCCTTTGTTTTATTGAAGTACTTTGATTTATATTGGTATCATTCTGAAAAgcgaatttgaatttgaagtaaCTTTTTTTGCCGCTCCCTTCAAAGACACattttaagaagaagaaagtgattGGCCACAGATCTTATACAATCAAAACTAAACTTGCTCTGAGCATCAATGGCCTATTGCATAAAACTCCTCTGGAAATATAAAGAGAAGTGGAGATGTTCAGTGGAAGGTAATAACAATGCAGGAAATGTCATCGTAGCTCATCTTAGACAATGCCTCTTTGATCAACTTCTCTGAAGCCTTTTGAGGATCCATAGCCATTTTTCTGATACAATCACAAGCTTCCTGGTTTGATATTACCTgcattttcaaacaaaaaaccaaaacaaggCACCATCTCAACACCTCTGAGGATCAAACAAGGCAGCCCTGAAAGTTACAATTGGTATACGCTAGCTATAAGTGTGATTAACTATGGAAGGAGTATTTCTCCAAAACCCCACGTGAAAATCTCCAAGCTTTCTTTAGATCTTTCTTGTTGAgtcattttttctataaattacAACTTCAGAACAAAGCCTTCTGATGTCAAAATTCCCCCgcttgcttttctttttctctctcgtTTATTGAGAATGTTTTTGGTCAAATGAATTCAGCACAAGACAAATGAGCAAAAGAAATGAACCTTCCAGAGGCCATCACTGGCTAAAATGACGAACTCAGTCTCATTTTCAATAGCGACGATCCTGATATCTGGTTCTGAAGTAATGTGTTCTTTAAGCTTAGCATCACCAAATGCCCTTGACATTGCTAGCTGACCATCCACCCTTGGCACATTTCCTATCAAACGAAATTTCAATAGTAAACAACACATAGAAAATcaactgaaaattttatttggagATTCATTTGTTGTCAAAAGACCTGGCATTCGTACAACAAATCCACCTCGGCTCTCAACAAgctccttctccttctctggATCGTGATCAACCGTAATCGGTTTTGCCGAACCATTCCTGCACATCACCGCCCGTGAGTCGCCTACGTGAGCGACAATTAGAGTCTGCCCATCGATTAGTATAGCAGTGACTGCTGTTGAACCTCCTCTCGTTCTCACCCTTTTAGCCAAAATCTCTTCATCTGTTTCCTTATATGCCCTCCTGATTGCTCCATCAGGGTCTTCCCAAAAATCAGACTGCCCAAAAAAATGATTCACAAAAAATGACAAACCATGTTAAGTAAACTTACTGCTGTTATGTTGAATCTCCTCTCTAATggctttcttttcaaaacctGGCTTAAGATGTTATCAAACAGATGGCTCTGCAAGTACTCTGCGACATCGCGACCTGAATGGCCATCAAATATTGCAAATAGTCCTAGCTTATGGTCGTCAACAAGTCGATCCTCAGTAACGATATAGTCCTCCATTCCATGATTCATTTTGCCCTGTACTAGATGAGATCCATAAGTAACCTCTCGTCGTCTTATTTGCGCAATGCCTCCCTCATCTTCCACATCCCCATCTCGTTCATCATCTTCGTTGTTCATGCTGTCAACTTCTTCCTTCAACGTCCTCAATCCAAAAACATTGAAAGCTGAGTATTACAACAAAGTAACATGTTGTATTGAAGGGCACTCAACCCCACAAagacaacaaatttaaaaaaacttagcTTAAAATGGAAACCAAAAACATACCCATAAGAACAAAAATCTCATTAAACAGAACATTAATactgttttaaaattatggtAATAGTAATGATTGTGTTCAAGAATGAATATTAAAGAATGAATGGCCTTACTCTATAAGAAGTATTTTGCACAATAACGTTCGTTTGGGAATTGGagaatatgtatatatatatatatataaaaggacgTAGCGTAGGACTGAaggaattaaaaattagaatttagaagGTAAGATTGGATTGTGGTTACGACATGTCGTTTTATAAGCATGTTGATACCACGTGTCTGCCACCGCTTCCATGTGGCGCTTACCTCTCTCCCATTTAACATAAACAAAACGCCGCAACAACAACATTCCAATTCTTCTTTTAggctttacatttttttttttctttctacacatttttttaaagaaaaattacaaaaaatatattttgaaaaaaatcgcTCATGGCTCGTTTTTTAGGTATCGTGAATATGGAATTAGTAGagttatcaatttttaaatttgttatttttacaatttagaaaatgtagtgataTGAACTCTATTATTGtaaattcttttgttaaatttgttttttgaagAGATAGgttttgcatttaattttttatttaaatatcgctttcaattatatatgttatatatttagaaataacaaaaaaaaaaaaaccgtttataacattttttttcatatcgTAAATTTAGCAAATTTGACTAGTAATTGACAATAATCatctatatttaaatttgttatttttggaGTTAAGGAAATGGTGGTGACATCAATTTTATTACCATAatcttctttttactttttttttttttttgcaaactcCTCTtatattttccttcttctaattttagtatatcaattttcaatcaatGGTTAAAATGATAACTGTTTCCTCTTTCAatgtattgaaaaataaatacaatagaATTGAAACTTTAGGAAGACAGTTCaactacaaataaaattagacAGATATGCATGCATGCGAGACAACTAGAATGATAAAACCTATACCACATGAAAAGTATAACATAATGAATTATCTCAAAAACTTGGACTGAATGTTGGCTATAATAGCAGGATTGGTTTGAAAAGCCTTCGCAAGAATGTTGGTTGGGATGTCAGGCTTTGATCCAAAAACAGAATTTTCAATGGTAACAATACCCGGGTTTTGGCTGCTAAAAGCTACAATGGCAACAGCTGGACGATGAGCAATGTTTTGATGAAAGTGAATTAGTCCAATGGGAAAGACAAAGACGTCGCCCTTATTCAATGTCTTAGTAATGAGACGGTTTTCAGGGTTGGAGGTGACGAAGCCCACCAAGAGTGTGCCTTCCAGAAGGGTCAATATTTCAGTGGCGCGAGGGTGAGTATGGGGAGTAACGATACTGTTTGGGGCAAAGTCAAGGCGAGCAAGGGAGATGCCGAGAGTGTTGAGTCCTGGGATTTGGACAATACTGGCTGGAGTTATTTGAGAGCCAGCAGAATTGTTTGTGTCACCTGGCACATGCAACCCACTCCTGAAGAAGTCTTTGGCTTCTACAAGTTTGGGATCCTTGCAAACTATTCCATTCAGTTTCACTGCCacataacaaattaaaaataagcttGAAGTTCATCATCTTTGACAGATCAAATATATCATGAAATCTCTATTTGTTTAACGTGAGATCTTCAACAAAAAAgacaattaatatataatacatagaAAATATTAGATTAATAACACATACATACCAGGATTATTTGGATCTGCAACACAGAAATCTTGAAGTGGACTAGGATCCGATGCCAATCCAATGGAACAAGTTAGTGCAAGGAAGCTGAGAAACAAAACTTGAGTACTGATCaccattattaatatataactttgatgaagtaaaagatatatatatatatatatatatatggggGTATGGTTTTGGTTTACAAACTATTGTGAGAATGGATTagcaatataataaaaagctCTATTTATAGATCACTTTGACGgctataatttatttaataataattgaggCAACTTTgaataacttaattttcaaacccTTAACACACCAAACCAAATTATAACATATTgcatttctatttcaaaagtgaaaaagtaattaatgtatttcacattgataaatttaatgggttgttttcattattgacttttatttcgttattaaatcaaatttgagtttaaacttcatgaatttaaaataatatgatagAAGTGGTCAAAATGAGtctcataaatatatatatgaaataaaagacaaatttgGCTTAGGTTTATCCACTGGACATAATTGTCTATGTTGGTGGACGAGacgaataaaataatataattgattgtttggtaaatttaatcttaaataaacATCTCAAATCATAACAATAATCATAAGATGACCAATACTATTGTTTTACGTTACATAAATCATCTAGAAAACTTTATcttatgaattatatattatggCAGTTTAGCAAGGGCAGGTTTTaggttatatatatgatgagTTCAAGAGAGACTTGGTATTGTAGTGATTAACAGTCAAATTCCAATTAATAactatgaaagaaaaatttgacTTAGTTTTgtgcaatttttattttaattacctcgagataattatatttctttaccTAAAGAAAGTTTTGACAGCTTGGTTTTGAAAGGTTACTGTCTTAACAACAActaaataaatgagaaatgatgagtataattaaacatataagagttatatatatatatatatttcatggtTAAGTAAAAATGTATTAGAGAAATTAAGCTTcattagtataatataaacGAAGGGATCTGCATGCATACAAATGGCTGATGTATAAGATTCAAGGTTAGATTCATATGAATATCCGCCGGCTGCCATCGATATATAGGAGGTAAAGGCTGATTATATTCATATACGTTAACtaagatttcaaattgaaatcatattatatatgagGGACGGCAAAATTAAGTAGACTTCTTCAAATTCATCCACCTAATTTTCTTCATCCCATCTTaaattctctctctataaAAAGGAAGTCTTTTCGACTTCCCATATCACAAAAAGTACTCAACATATTCAAACTTTCTGATTCTGATCTTTTTGCATCATATACAAAACTATATTTGTATCCTTCTGCATCTGATCTCAATATTACTTCAGTGGTCATGGCATCCAAAGCTATCATTTTCGGATTTCTCATTGTAACGTATGCCGTTGCAGTTTTCGCTTCTGATCCTAGTCATCTTCAAGATTTTTGCGTTGCTGATCCAACCAATACAGgtaaatatatacattaaataaGCAGTACCATTTCAAACATTTAACCATTTTTAGtcttgtgtgtgtgtgtatatgtgtttgtattttaactaattaaggCCATGTTTACTTAATGATTTTGTAGTGAAAGTGAATGGAGTTGTGTGTAAAGAATCCGAAGTTGTGACAGCGGATGATTTCTTCTTCAGTGGACTTCACAAAGTAGGAAACACATCGAATCCGGTTGGATCTAAAGTGACCCCTGTGAATGTGGTTCAGATCCCTGGGCTTAACACTCTCGGCATCTCATTGGCACGTATCGACTACGCACCATTGGGTATCAACCCACCTCACACTCACCCTCGTGCCACTGAGATCTTGACTGTTCTCGAAGGAACTCTCCACGTTGGTTTTGTCACCTCCAACACCGAGAATCGTCTATTCACCAAGGTGCTTCAAAAGGGTgatgtgtttgtttttccCGTTGGTCTCGTTCACTTCCAGCACAATATCGGACACGGACCCGCAGTTGCTCTCGCCGCTCTTAGTAGCCAGAACCCTGGTGTTATTACCATTGGTAATGCTGTGTTTGGATCAAAGCCTGACATCTCAACTGATATTCTTTCAAAGGCTTTCCAAACTGATAAATCCATCATCGCTGGAATTCAAGCCAAGTTCTAGAGATGGGTTTAGTTTTATAACTATtacttttttatgttttgagtCTGTGGTGTTGTGTATGTGATGAAATCTTTGattctttatttgtttggaTGTACTGtgtgtttctttaattttgattgtatTCGTTTTGAGAACTGTCGttgattatttgtttaataatcagctgtaataatttctttaattagtttaaattggAAGTGTCTTTATCGATCGATcttaatatacatttttacttttcaattatttgagTGCAAACTTTTTAAGATCACTTGGCTTTGACTTTCAGACTGTTTTTGATATTGTTAAGAGTGAATTTTGGGCAGCAGATTAAAGCTAAAAGAATAAGACAGATAAgagtttgttgtttttgaatCATCTTCTTGAAGAGTTGATTTGTTGAATATAAAAAGGCTTGGAAATCTTGAAAAGTGGATGTAAGCAAATCTACTGAACCTCTAATTCACACAATTGCATATTCTTCTCATCTCTTCATCCTCCATTGCTGATTTGAGAGGTCTTCTCTTAAaatcctctttccttttctctctctccatgATCATGCAAAAGTACGTAAGATAAGAAAGGAagtgaaaaatgagaaaaaagagtggaaagaagatgaaaaggtAAGAGAAATAATTTCCTTTATGTTTGACACAACAAAAACTTTATATggttatttataaataaaccaaACTAATCctacatatttacaaaattttattatacttacaaaatcttatatttaatagttttatatagttaa
This DNA window, taken from Cucumis sativus cultivar 9930 chromosome 6, Cucumber_9930_V3, whole genome shotgun sequence, encodes the following:
- the LOC101216703 gene encoding probable receptor-like protein kinase At1g30570, translating into MGKFQIRKFLIPFLLLMISEYLQTGDAKINSLFINCGSSSNETADGRKWIGDLISEGNFSVGNLGANINASTATLNGDSVFDPLYKTARIFTNSLNYTFNGVWGNHVVRLHFCPFPFENLNVNDSSFSISANGLRLVSEFSVPNEIAYKNMEFQRSGVNSSSFSLIKEFIISVNSEAFVLEFSPSEGSFGFINAIEIVSLVDELFGGSIDKVGGSAVSLNVSERGTETMYRLNVGGPVIKPTQDSNLWRMWEVDSSYMITANAGSEVHNSSNVTYASTNDSIVAPLSVYETARTMSETEVLEKRFNMSWKFEIHPGFEYLIRLHFCELVYEKARERVFKIYINNRTAVESFDVFVRAGGMNRAYHVDFLEPISSKINTLWIQLGPDTAAGAAGTDALLNGLEIFKLSQNGNLAYIDRFNALEESKGNSKSQILWIGIGAGLASVVFLAVITILIIYFCRIRRRKFTKKNSSGWRGGSSHGATVTNTYARGSVGGGQSVFGALPSIRVGKWFTLAEILAATDNFDEALMIGVGGFGKVYRGEIDDGTLVAIKRANPQSQQGLAEFETEIEMLSKLRHRHLVSMIGFCDEQKEMILVYEYMANGTLRSHLFGSNLPPLTWKQRLEVCIGSARGLHYLHTGAERGIIHRDVKTTNILLDENFVAKMSDFGLSKTGPALDHTHVSTAVKGSFGYLDPEYFRRQQLSEKSDVYSFGVVLLEVVCARAVINPTLPKDQINLAEWAMKWQRKKLLHTIIDPHLKDKYCPESLKTFGEIAEKCLADEGKIRPTMGEVLWHLEYSLQLHDAWIRTNDAQSSFAVNSEGAQAEEQRLNLDGEEESSNTKASTPTDHSS
- the LOC101211141 gene encoding probable protein phosphatase 2C 28, translating into MNNEDDERDGDVEDEGGIAQIRRREVTYGSHLVQGKMNHGMEDYIVTEDRLVDDHKLGLFAIFDGHSGRDVAEYLQSHLFDNILSQSDFWEDPDGAIRRAYKETDEEILAKRVRTRGGSTAVTAILIDGQTLIVAHVGDSRAVMCRNGSAKPITVDHDPEKEKELVESRGGFVVRMPGNVPRVDGQLAMSRAFGDAKLKEHITSEPDIRIVAIENETEFVILASDGLWKVISNQEACDCIRKMAMDPQKASEKLIKEALSKMSYDDISCIVITFH
- the LOC101210891 gene encoding putative germin-like protein 2-1, giving the protein MVISTQVLFLSFLALTCSIGLASDPSPLQDFCVADPNNPGTSSLFLICYVAVKLNGIVCKDPKLVEAKDFFRSGLHVPGDTNNSAGSQITPASIVQIPGLNTLGISLARLDFAPNSIVTPHTHPRATEILTLLEGTLLVGFVTSNPENRLITKTLNKGDVFVFPIGLIHFHQNIAHRPAVAIVAFSSQNPGIVTIENSVFGSKPDIPTNILAKAFQTNPAIIANIQSKFLR
- the LOC101203615 gene encoding putative germin-like protein 2-3, producing MASKAIIFGFLIVTYAVAVFASDPSHLQDFCVADPTNTVKVNGVVCKESEVVTADDFFFSGLHKVGNTSNPVGSKVTPVNVVQIPGLNTLGISLARIDYAPLGINPPHTHPRATEILTVLEGTLHVGFVTSNTENRLFTKVLQKGDVFVFPVGLVHFQHNIGHGPAVALAALSSQNPGVITIGNAVFGSKPDISTDILSKAFQTDKSIIAGIQAKF